Proteins encoded together in one Bacteroides ovatus window:
- the der gene encoding ribosome biogenesis GTPase Der gives MGNLVAIVGRPNVGKSTLFNRLTKTRQAIVNEEAGTTRDRQYGKSEWLGREFSVVDTGGWVVNSDDVFEEEIRKQVLLAVEEADVILFVVDVMNGVTDLDMQVAAILRRANSPVIMVANKTDNHDLQYNAPEFYKLGLGDPYCVSAMTGSGTGDLMDLIVSNFKKESSEILDDDIPRFAVVGRPNAGKSSIVNAFIGEERNIVTEIAGTTRDSIYTRYNKFGFDFYLVDTAGIRKKNKVNEDLEYYSVVRSIRSIEGSDVCILMLDATRGVEGQDLNIFSLIQKNQKGLVVVINKWDLVEDKSVKVQKAFEEAVRSRFAPFVDFPIIFASALTKQRILKVLEEARSVYENRTTKIPTARLNEEMLPLIEAYPPPSNKGKYIKIKYITQLPNTQVPSFVYFANLPQYVKEPYKRFLENKMREKWNLTGTPVNIYIRQK, from the coding sequence ATGGGTAATTTAGTTGCAATTGTAGGACGCCCGAATGTGGGCAAGTCTACCTTATTTAACCGTCTGACGAAGACTCGTCAGGCTATTGTGAATGAAGAAGCGGGTACAACCCGCGACAGACAATATGGCAAGTCTGAGTGGCTGGGCCGTGAATTCTCTGTGGTTGACACCGGTGGATGGGTGGTCAACTCGGATGATGTCTTTGAAGAGGAAATCCGTAAGCAGGTATTATTGGCTGTGGAAGAAGCGGATGTCATTCTGTTTGTAGTGGATGTGATGAATGGAGTGACTGACTTGGATATGCAGGTAGCTGCTATTCTGCGTCGTGCTAATAGTCCGGTGATTATGGTTGCCAATAAAACAGATAATCACGATTTGCAATATAACGCTCCCGAATTCTATAAACTGGGATTGGGCGATCCGTATTGCGTTTCTGCCATGACAGGAAGTGGTACGGGTGATTTGATGGACTTGATTGTCAGCAATTTCAAGAAAGAATCATCAGAAATCCTGGATGATGATATTCCCCGTTTTGCTGTGGTAGGACGTCCGAACGCCGGAAAGTCTTCCATTGTAAATGCATTTATTGGGGAAGAACGTAATATCGTAACAGAGATTGCCGGAACTACCCGCGACTCTATCTATACTCGTTACAATAAATTCGGATTTGATTTTTACCTGGTGGATACAGCGGGTATCCGTAAGAAAAACAAGGTAAATGAAGACTTGGAATATTATTCAGTCGTTCGTTCGATTCGTTCTATCGAAGGTTCGGATGTTTGTATTCTGATGTTGGATGCTACAAGAGGTGTTGAGGGGCAGGACTTGAATATCTTCTCTCTGATTCAGAAGAATCAGAAAGGTCTGGTAGTTGTTATAAATAAGTGGGATTTGGTGGAAGATAAATCTGTGAAAGTACAGAAAGCGTTTGAGGAAGCTGTTCGCTCGCGTTTTGCTCCGTTTGTCGATTTCCCGATCATCTTTGCTTCTGCACTGACTAAGCAACGTATTCTGAAAGTGCTTGAAGAAGCACGTAGTGTGTATGAGAACCGGACGACAAAAATCCCGACCGCACGTTTGAATGAAGAAATGCTTCCGTTGATCGAGGCTTATCCGCCTCCTTCAAATAAAGGTAAGTATATCAAAATTAAATATATCACACAGTTGCCGAATACACAGGTGCCTTCATTTGTATATTTCGCCAACTTACCGCAGTATGTGAAAGAGCCATACAAACGTTTCCTCGAAAATAAGATGCGTGAGAAATGGAATCTGACAGGTACTCCGGTTAATATTTATATTCGACAGAAATAA
- a CDS encoding IS1182-like element ISBf3 family transposase, giving the protein MAKLHFRPYIPNQTVLFPQRIDENIAATDPVRIVNAVIDNLNLESFKKLYKETGRCPYHPKMMLKVIIYAYMNNIYSCRKIEKHLLRDIHYIWLAGNEHPDFITINRFRNRVKEEINNVFTQLVLVLADKGFISLDVEYIDGTKIESKANKYTFVWRKTVERNRTRLMDKIRILLEQVDEAIAQENSIKDTSVEFTPCRLSDIVDELKEALERQPATKDKEEKKALRKKKKQVMELEGYRDKLIEYDNHLDTLGERNSYSKTDPGATFMRMKEDAMKNGQTKPGYNLQIGTENQFITDFRLFPNPTDTLTLIPFFHSFQYRYNRLPNICVADSGYGSEENYRFMQENGIEAFIKYNYFHKEQRPRYTPNPFHAESLHYNAQEDYYVCPMGQHMNRIGTKRDKTASGYIIESARYKAKRCEGCPLRGSCFKARGNRIIEVNHRLNQYKRQARERLLSEEGIKHRGRRCIEPEAVFGQMKYNMAYRRFRHVGEDKVTMDFAFFAIAFNIKKMCAKLIKEGKGLITVAKYMFMGLFITRYNWNIATCCQMHEEKAA; this is encoded by the coding sequence TCCGCATCGTGAATGCTGTTATTGACAATCTCAATCTTGAGAGTTTCAAGAAGCTTTATAAGGAAACGGGCCGTTGTCCTTATCATCCTAAAATGATGCTTAAGGTGATAATCTACGCCTACATGAATAATATCTATTCTTGCCGTAAAATAGAGAAGCACCTCCTTCGTGACATTCATTATATTTGGCTTGCCGGTAATGAGCATCCGGATTTTATCACGATCAACCGTTTTCGTAACCGTGTAAAGGAGGAAATAAATAATGTATTTACCCAGTTGGTTCTTGTCCTTGCCGATAAAGGTTTCATCAGCCTTGATGTGGAGTATATCGACGGCACCAAGATTGAATCCAAAGCCAACAAATATACTTTTGTCTGGCGCAAGACAGTCGAACGGAACCGTACGAGACTAATGGATAAAATCCGTATTCTCTTGGAACAGGTGGATGAAGCCATTGCACAGGAGAACTCTATAAAAGACACATCCGTGGAGTTTACTCCCTGCAGGCTCTCTGACATAGTGGATGAACTTAAAGAAGCCCTGGAACGCCAGCCTGCAACAAAGGATAAGGAAGAAAAGAAAGCCCTGCGCAAAAAGAAGAAGCAGGTCATGGAACTTGAAGGGTATCGTGACAAGCTGATAGAATACGACAATCACCTTGATACCCTTGGAGAACGTAACTCCTATTCCAAGACCGATCCTGGTGCCACATTCATGCGCATGAAAGAAGATGCCATGAAGAACGGGCAGACCAAACCCGGATATAATCTGCAAATAGGTACTGAAAACCAATTCATCACAGACTTCCGTCTGTTTCCCAACCCTACCGATACACTGACCCTCATACCTTTTTTCCACTCTTTCCAGTACCGCTATAACCGTTTACCGAATATCTGTGTGGCAGACTCCGGTTACGGTTCGGAAGAAAATTACCGGTTCATGCAGGAGAATGGGATAGAAGCCTTCATCAAGTATAATTACTTCCATAAAGAACAGCGTCCTCGTTATACTCCCAACCCATTCCATGCCGAAAGTCTCCATTACAATGCCCAAGAGGATTATTACGTTTGTCCTATGGGACAGCACATGAACCGTATAGGAACCAAACGTGACAAGACAGCGAGCGGATACATCATCGAAAGTGCCCGGTATAAAGCAAAAAGATGCGAAGGTTGCCCTTTGCGTGGCAGTTGTTTTAAAGCTCGGGGGAACCGTATTATAGAAGTCAACCACCGATTAAATCAATACAAACGGCAGGCACGGGAAAGGTTGCTCTCAGAAGAAGGTATCAAGCATAGAGGCAGGAGGTGTATAGAACCAGAGGCTGTGTTTGGACAAATGAAATACAACATGGCATACAGAAGATTCCGGCATGTGGGAGAAGACAAGGTTACAATGGACTTTGCTTTCTTTGCTATAGCCTTTAATATCAAAAAAATGTGTGCTAAACTGATAAAAGAAGGAAAGGGGCTCATTACAGTTGCCAAATATATGTTTATGGGACTATTTATAACCCGATATAATTGGAATATAGCAACTTGTTGCCAAATGCATGAGGAAAAAGCAGCATAG